In Stigmatella aurantiaca, one DNA window encodes the following:
- a CDS encoding DUF1015 family protein, with translation MARVLPFPALLSTLGSHLETDGPHSRGVPRPTHVRPLLEAPNPDAELGRWRMSGAVLKDPRPALYVVEIQGPAGVLEGPPVRFLLCSLTPDAAPPLEHEPYRPRSWCAEPTVTLAADDHGLLRGLLAEAAAHGSLVWEGALDRSRVVLRRIEPSPVSKRIQAVLDEAPIRPLAALDEQRPTLAAVVPLSEPGLQLEPIHRALKGVETFKEETFLTLVAAYARIYDLDEPLTSPRGLATARERLGTLITGHHAVLLVLPEGRGKILRFRQGLDLAHLKGAPRNPTLRSLDLALLNSLVLRTVLGIREPEEAGHPQVFPIRELGELVQGVESGLFQAGFALNPPPVWEVRAVMEAAATLPPRTLRVEPQPPAGLLFLDPEA, from the coding sequence ATGGCGCGAGTCCTTCCGTTTCCCGCTCTTCTGTCGACGCTGGGTTCCCATCTGGAAACGGATGGGCCCCACTCCCGGGGTGTTCCCCGTCCCACGCACGTCCGGCCGTTGCTGGAAGCGCCCAACCCGGATGCCGAGTTGGGCCGCTGGCGCATGTCGGGGGCCGTCCTCAAGGACCCTCGTCCCGCGCTCTATGTCGTTGAAATCCAGGGGCCTGCGGGCGTCCTGGAGGGGCCTCCGGTCCGCTTCCTGCTGTGCTCGCTGACGCCGGACGCGGCGCCCCCGCTGGAGCACGAGCCCTACCGCCCACGCTCCTGGTGTGCCGAGCCCACCGTCACCCTGGCGGCGGATGACCATGGCCTCCTGAGGGGGCTGCTGGCCGAGGCCGCCGCGCATGGCAGCCTGGTGTGGGAGGGGGCCCTGGACCGCTCACGCGTGGTGCTGCGGCGCATCGAGCCCTCGCCGGTGTCCAAGCGCATCCAGGCCGTGCTCGACGAGGCGCCCATCCGCCCGCTGGCGGCGCTGGACGAGCAGCGCCCGACCCTGGCCGCGGTGGTGCCGCTGTCCGAGCCGGGGCTCCAGCTGGAGCCCATCCACCGTGCCCTCAAGGGCGTGGAGACCTTCAAGGAGGAGACATTCCTCACCCTGGTGGCTGCCTACGCCCGTATCTATGACCTGGACGAGCCGTTGACGTCGCCGCGAGGGCTGGCCACGGCGCGCGAGCGGCTGGGCACGCTCATCACCGGCCACCATGCGGTGCTGCTGGTGCTTCCGGAGGGGCGGGGGAAGATTCTCCGGTTCCGGCAAGGGTTGGATTTGGCACACCTGAAGGGTGCCCCGCGCAACCCCACGCTGCGCAGCCTGGACCTGGCGCTGCTCAACTCGCTGGTGCTGCGCACGGTGCTGGGCATCCGGGAGCCGGAGGAGGCGGGCCACCCGCAGGTGTTCCCCATCCGTGAACTTGGGGAGCTGGTGCAAGGGGTGGAGTCCGGGCTCTTCCAGGCGGGCTTCGCGCTCAATCCGCCCCCGGTGTGGGAGGTGAGGGCGGTCATGGAGGCAGCCGCCACGTTGCCGCCTCGCACGTTGCGCGTTGAACCCCAGCCGCCCGCAGGCCTCCTGTTCCTGGATCCCGAAGCCTAG
- a CDS encoding tRNA1(Val) (adenine(37)-N6)-methyltransferase produces the protein MRLPSPQQLLEFPQSVRLALKPMPGETLDAICGGEVQVLQRRAGYRFSLDPILLAHFAVFEAGAHRGRLIDLGTGSGIIPLVLAKRLGLRDVTGLELQPRLYALAERNVYLNRCEQQVTLVQGDLRQVSQFFAAGSFGHVLCNPPYRACTTGRSSMTLEKALARHEVACSLQDVAGAARHLLTPRGGLSLVYPSARFAELVAVLREHRLEPKTVRMVHPRAERPAKLVLLHAVKGGRADLRVLPPLVLHAEDEHAFTEEVSAMVG, from the coding sequence GTGAGGCTTCCGTCGCCACAGCAGCTGCTGGAGTTTCCCCAGAGCGTGCGGCTTGCCCTGAAGCCCATGCCCGGGGAGACGCTGGATGCGATCTGCGGTGGCGAGGTGCAGGTGCTCCAACGGCGCGCGGGCTACCGCTTCTCGTTGGATCCCATCCTGCTGGCGCACTTCGCGGTCTTCGAGGCGGGGGCGCACCGGGGGCGGTTGATCGACTTGGGGACGGGCAGCGGCATCATTCCGCTCGTCCTGGCCAAGCGCCTGGGGCTGCGCGACGTGACGGGGCTGGAGCTGCAGCCGCGGCTGTACGCGCTGGCCGAGCGCAACGTGTACCTGAACCGCTGTGAGCAGCAGGTGACGCTGGTGCAGGGAGACCTGCGGCAGGTGTCCCAGTTCTTCGCCGCGGGGAGCTTCGGCCACGTGCTGTGCAATCCGCCGTACCGGGCCTGCACCACGGGGCGCAGCAGCATGACGCTGGAGAAGGCCCTCGCGCGGCACGAGGTGGCGTGCTCGCTGCAGGATGTGGCGGGGGCGGCCCGGCACCTGCTGACGCCCCGGGGAGGCCTGTCGCTGGTGTATCCATCGGCGCGGTTCGCGGAGCTGGTGGCGGTGCTGCGCGAGCACCGGCTGGAGCCGAAGACGGTGCGCATGGTGCATCCACGTGCCGAGCGCCCCGCGAAGCTCGTGCTCCTGCACGCGGTGAAGGGGGGGCGCGCGGATCTGAGGGTGCTGCCGCCCTTGGTGCTCCATGCCGAGGACGAGCACGCGTTCACCGAAGAGGTGAGCGCCATGGTGGGGTAG
- a CDS encoding LysR family transcriptional regulator, whose product MSPRLDPRRLETFRVVALTGQVSAASRLLHLSQPAVTAQVRQLERECGQPLLIRTARGVQVNDAGRALLEYAQRLHQLLEEASLAVAGEEALQGELVLAASTTIASYVVPELLASFVRGHRGLQVRLEVGNTAQVLGWVAEGQVPLGLVEGHARAAHIRLERYLEDELVPVVSSRAPAELLRIRTVEALQRVPLIWREPGSGTRAVLERALRKAGVRRGLQAGDLQMGSTEAIKGAVALGLGVGFLSRWSIQEELASGRLQRLAVPGLTVARAFSWVLPVEAPSGLAGHFLRHARAVTSVGPAW is encoded by the coding sequence TTGTCTCCCCGTCTTGATCCGCGCCGGCTGGAAACCTTCCGGGTCGTGGCCCTTACGGGGCAGGTGTCCGCGGCCTCGCGGTTGCTGCATTTGTCCCAGCCCGCCGTCACCGCGCAGGTGCGTCAGCTCGAACGGGAGTGTGGCCAGCCCTTGCTGATCCGCACCGCCCGGGGGGTTCAGGTCAATGACGCGGGGCGGGCCTTGCTCGAATATGCCCAGCGGCTCCACCAGCTATTGGAGGAGGCTTCGCTGGCGGTCGCGGGAGAGGAGGCGCTGCAAGGCGAGCTGGTTCTGGCGGCGAGCACCACCATCGCCAGCTACGTCGTACCGGAGCTGCTGGCCTCCTTCGTCCGGGGACATCGGGGCTTGCAGGTGCGATTGGAGGTGGGCAACACCGCGCAGGTGCTTGGCTGGGTGGCCGAAGGCCAGGTCCCGCTAGGGCTGGTGGAAGGGCACGCGCGGGCGGCCCACATCCGGCTCGAGCGCTACCTGGAGGATGAGCTCGTGCCGGTGGTGTCCTCACGCGCCCCCGCGGAGCTGCTCCGGATCCGGACCGTGGAGGCACTCCAACGGGTTCCCCTCATCTGGCGGGAGCCGGGCTCGGGCACCCGCGCCGTGCTGGAGCGTGCTCTGAGAAAAGCGGGGGTGCGCCGGGGACTTCAGGCAGGCGATCTCCAGATGGGCAGCACCGAGGCCATCAAAGGCGCGGTGGCACTGGGCCTTGGGGTGGGATTCCTGTCGCGGTGGAGCATCCAGGAGGAACTGGCTTCCGGCCGGCTCCAGCGCCTGGCCGTGCCGGGGCTGACCGTGGCCCGTGCCTTCTCCTGGGTCTTGCCGGTGGAGGCACCCTCGGGGCTCGCGGGCCACTTCCTGCGCCATGCCCGTGCCGTGACAAGCGTCGGTCCGGCCTGGTAG
- a CDS encoding glutathione S-transferase family protein has translation MGDLVLTTYDWVPPPPRGFVRDIRVRWALEEAKLPYRVERVSFKERGPEHLAHQPFGQVPWLTDGDISIFESGAILLHLGERSEALMPRDPKGRAEVIEWIFAALNSVEMASLPWSLFKFSGQSEKRFDDFLKLRLDRLEPVVAKREWLAGSFSVADILMADVLRLVDRFEGLAAHPAARDYLKRATARPAFVKAHADQIAHFAEADP, from the coding sequence ATGGGCGATCTCGTTCTCACCACCTACGACTGGGTTCCTCCACCGCCGCGCGGGTTCGTGCGGGACATCCGCGTGCGCTGGGCATTGGAGGAGGCGAAGCTCCCGTATCGCGTCGAGCGCGTGTCGTTCAAGGAACGTGGCCCCGAGCACCTTGCGCACCAGCCGTTCGGGCAGGTGCCGTGGTTGACGGACGGTGACATCTCGATCTTCGAGAGTGGCGCGATCCTGCTGCACCTTGGCGAGCGGAGCGAGGCGCTGATGCCTCGCGATCCGAAGGGGCGCGCGGAGGTGATCGAGTGGATCTTCGCCGCGCTCAACTCCGTCGAGATGGCGAGCCTCCCGTGGTCGCTCTTCAAGTTCTCGGGGCAGAGCGAGAAGCGCTTCGACGACTTCCTGAAGCTGCGCCTCGATCGCCTTGAGCCGGTGGTAGCGAAGCGCGAGTGGCTCGCGGGCTCCTTCTCCGTCGCCGACATCCTCATGGCGGACGTGCTGCGCCTCGTCGATCGCTTCGAAGGGCTTGCGGCGCATCCCGCAGCGCGTGACTACCTCAAGCGTGCGACGGCGCGGCCCGCGTTCGTGAAGGCTCACGCCGATCAGATCGCTCATTTCGCCGAGGCCGACCCTTAG
- a CDS encoding YeiH family protein — MNPSAPSPSSETQRRWSLGHVLVPLGAALSLLPFASTGLALVGGGAVALTVGNPYAKHTRRAMPVLLSLAVVGLGAGMDLRAVVHAGAQGLVTTLVSISVCLLLGTVLARMFRVSRSVGLLISIGTAICGGSAIAAVVPVLRPKEQEVSVALGTVFLLNAVALFVFPAVGHAVGLDAIQFGRWCALAIHDTSSVVGAALQYGAEALEVATTVKLARALWIAPLALALEAWQRRTQGQENPGKARKPWFILGFVLASALVTWIPPLQPVGHTVALVSKQVLVLTLFLLGANLTSGTLRAVGLRPLALGVGLWVCMAGLSLGAVQS, encoded by the coding sequence GTGAATCCTTCCGCCCCCTCCCCTTCCTCGGAGACCCAGAGACGCTGGAGCCTGGGGCATGTGCTGGTGCCGCTGGGCGCGGCCCTCAGCCTCCTGCCCTTCGCCTCCACGGGCCTCGCGCTGGTGGGCGGAGGCGCGGTGGCGCTCACGGTGGGCAACCCCTACGCGAAGCACACCCGGCGGGCCATGCCCGTGCTGCTGTCGCTCGCCGTCGTGGGACTGGGGGCGGGAATGGACCTGCGGGCGGTGGTCCACGCAGGGGCCCAGGGCCTTGTCACCACGCTGGTGAGCATCAGCGTGTGCCTGCTCCTGGGGACGGTGCTGGCCCGGATGTTCCGGGTGTCCCGGAGCGTGGGCCTGCTCATCAGCATCGGCACGGCCATCTGTGGGGGCAGCGCGATCGCCGCCGTGGTTCCCGTGCTTCGCCCGAAGGAGCAGGAAGTGTCCGTGGCGCTGGGCACGGTGTTCCTGCTCAACGCGGTGGCGCTCTTCGTCTTTCCTGCCGTGGGACACGCGGTGGGACTGGACGCGATCCAGTTTGGACGCTGGTGCGCGCTGGCCATCCACGACACCAGCTCCGTGGTGGGCGCGGCCCTGCAATACGGCGCCGAGGCGCTGGAGGTAGCCACGACGGTGAAGCTGGCACGCGCCTTGTGGATTGCCCCGCTGGCGCTGGCGCTCGAAGCCTGGCAACGCAGGACCCAGGGACAGGAGAACCCGGGCAAGGCGCGCAAGCCCTGGTTCATCCTCGGCTTCGTCCTGGCCTCGGCCCTGGTGACGTGGATTCCCCCGCTCCAGCCGGTGGGCCACACGGTGGCCCTGGTGTCCAAACAGGTCCTGGTCCTGACGCTGTTTCTCCTGGGCGCGAACCTCACCTCGGGGACGCTGCGCGCCGTGGGGCTGAGGCCCCTGGCCCTGGGCGTGGGGCTCTGGGTGTGTATGGCCGGCCTGAGCCTGGGCGCGGTCCAAAGCTAA
- a CDS encoding YkgJ family cysteine cluster protein, which translates to MTDLSALCLHCGLCCDGNLFDHVPLQGPEVDTMRRLSLTVVTRKDGSPALAQHCDALQGRVCTIYGDRPAGCRRYHCTLFGALAEGEVSLKEALPVIDEAHARIQAVEALLPTPAPEAPRAVLKRARQQELAGSLSPEARDAWTRAEDWLDRHFRGRQRRR; encoded by the coding sequence GTGACGGACCTGTCAGCGCTCTGCCTGCACTGTGGCCTGTGCTGCGACGGGAACCTCTTTGACCACGTTCCCTTGCAAGGTCCCGAGGTGGACACGATGCGCCGGCTGTCGCTGACGGTGGTGACCCGGAAGGATGGCTCCCCGGCACTGGCCCAACACTGCGACGCGCTCCAGGGGCGCGTGTGCACCATCTACGGGGACCGGCCCGCGGGCTGCCGCCGTTACCACTGCACCCTCTTCGGCGCCCTTGCCGAGGGCGAGGTGTCCCTGAAGGAAGCCCTTCCGGTAATCGATGAAGCGCACGCGCGCATCCAGGCGGTGGAGGCCCTGTTGCCCACGCCCGCACCGGAGGCCCCCCGGGCCGTGCTGAAACGGGCCCGGCAGCAGGAGCTTGCCGGGTCACTCTCCCCCGAGGCCCGGGACGCCTGGACGCGGGCGGAGGACTGGCTCGACCGGCACTTCCGGGGACGGCAGCGGCGCCGCTGA
- a CDS encoding ABC transporter ATP-binding protein, translated as MPAIEVVGLHKVYRRAFGRRGQEALRGVNLTVPEGCAFGLIGPNGAGKTTFIKSILGIVQPTAGAVRVLGGSPEDPRIRARIGYLPERLHLPGSWTAPAFLRTVAQLKGLVPDAAQHRRLLERVGLEAAQGRRIGGYSKGMRQRLGLAAALLGAPALLVLDEPTDGIDPLGRVEVRGILQEEVRRGTTLFLNSHLLAETERVCDRVAILANGRVMREGRLDELARPRPRWMVRFAPGPEEAVLASGFQRSGTEGVYQLEAEDPVVLNSALDRARAAGALLLELKRDGQDLESVLASTLGEAA; from the coding sequence GTGCCAGCCATCGAAGTCGTTGGTCTTCATAAGGTTTACCGGCGGGCCTTCGGCCGCCGGGGCCAGGAAGCACTGCGGGGGGTGAACCTCACGGTCCCCGAGGGCTGTGCCTTCGGCTTGATTGGCCCCAACGGCGCGGGGAAGACGACGTTCATCAAGTCCATCCTCGGCATCGTCCAGCCCACGGCGGGCGCGGTGCGGGTGCTGGGCGGCTCGCCGGAGGATCCCCGCATCCGCGCGCGGATTGGCTACCTGCCCGAGCGCCTGCACCTGCCTGGCTCATGGACGGCGCCCGCGTTCCTGCGCACGGTGGCGCAGCTCAAGGGCCTTGTGCCCGACGCGGCGCAGCACCGGCGGCTGCTGGAGCGCGTGGGGCTGGAGGCCGCCCAGGGGCGGCGCATTGGGGGGTACTCCAAAGGGATGCGGCAGCGGCTCGGGCTGGCGGCGGCGCTGCTCGGCGCCCCTGCCCTGCTGGTGCTGGACGAGCCCACCGACGGGATTGATCCCCTGGGCCGGGTGGAGGTGCGAGGGATTCTCCAGGAAGAGGTGCGGCGCGGCACCACGCTGTTCCTCAACTCGCACCTGCTGGCGGAGACGGAGCGGGTGTGTGACCGGGTGGCCATCCTCGCGAATGGACGGGTGATGCGCGAGGGACGGCTCGACGAGCTGGCGCGGCCCCGGCCGCGGTGGATGGTGCGCTTCGCCCCGGGCCCGGAGGAGGCGGTGCTGGCCTCGGGCTTCCAGCGAAGCGGCACCGAGGGCGTGTACCAGCTCGAAGCGGAGGATCCGGTGGTGCTGAACTCCGCGCTGGACCGGGCGCGCGCGGCCGGGGCGCTGCTGCTGGAACTCAAGCGCGATGGGCAGGATCTCGAGTCCGTGCTGGCGTCCACCCTGGGAGAAGCGGCATGA